The Drosophila gunungcola strain Sukarami chromosome 3L unlocalized genomic scaffold, Dgunungcola_SK_2 000003F, whole genome shotgun sequence region TTTGTAACATTATTGATTATTGATGCATAAGGGATTGCTAGGATACCTTATAACAACGTTTCAAAATTGAGCAAGCTGTCGGTAATCTAAAGATGATAAATGCTTTAGATTGAAACTATTTGTGCGTGAAAACCTACCAAACTCTTGACCAAATCTTGCTGATATTTTCTCGCAGTGCACCCACATCCAGCCTTTCAACTCACCCCCCGCTCTCTGTCTTTGCAGTGTGGAAATTGGGGAATCGGTGCGCGGCGAGGATGTATACATCGTGCAGTCGGGATCCGGCGAGATCAACGATAACTtgatggagctgctgatcatGATCAATGCGTGCAAAATCGCCTCAGCCTCTCGTGTTACAGCTGTGATTCCTTGCTTTCCATATGCCCGCCAAGACAAAAAAGACAAGGTAGGTTTGCCTCAACACGATCCGGCCGCCGAAAATCACACGGTATTTTATTCTATAGATCCTTTTCGGGTCCTACGTGCAAAGAAAAGCAATGTAAACAATTAATTCTAGATGATCCGACTATTACTCCAACTCAAAGCCCACAACACACTGTTTTTATTGGGGAAAAGTGCAAACGAAAAAGCGTAAACTTTTCCCCCAAATGTTTTCCCCAACGTTTAGCTCGATTGTTAATTGCTATATAACCGATATATTTATCCCATTATATATACTTCTCtatttctgtgtgtgtgtctgtgagtTTCTAATGCATTTTGTTAATCAAGTtggatttaattttctttttcaaaaaaaagttgtttgcaACGAAGCTAAGCTGgataaatgcaataaatgtaaaaacGCACGCAATtggaaaatgtggaaaattttttaaatgaatttagcaacattttttgcttaattttccTGCCGTATGtgattaaatactttaattattttttattcccATGCCATgctcgctctctctttctcgccCCCCTGCTACTATCTCCCTCTACccgcgcgtgtgtgtgtgccttggtgtatttctctctctttctccgTTTCTCTATCGATCTCTGTCTCTCTTTCTCCGTGAAGTTGGCAGGCAGTGAGGATAATGCGGAAAGCAAGAAACTAGCCAAGAAAAACTACGATTGGAAATTTAGGGTATTTACCTTGTTATACCTTTTCAACTACTTAACGCTCACCTAATTCACACTTTATGTTCTTCTAATGGGAAATTTcgtattaattttcttttaaaccaataaaaagaaacaaacactAAGAAACACTGGAAGGGAGTACCGAAACGGCGTAATCATCCTCATAACTCACGAAGGAAAAATTTTGGCGTCTGTCTTAACAAATTTCTCGTTTCTCTCCagaaaattcgatttttgtCTACCTTGCATGTCCTCCCCAGATCCCCAGATCCCCCCTCCACTCCCCGCTCATAAACtaataaagacatttttaatgaataataattggcgataaattcaaatcaaaaaaaaattttccacATACTTTCGTTGCctctgtttgttttgtttcggcGGCTCTtcattgcaaaaaaaaaaaaaaagcgagtatgaaataaaaaaaatttacattaattaatctatatttaataatggacctctaataaatattattgtttgtGTTGTTTCGACTgctgtttgtttgtgttgatTGTTGTGATCTTGCACTTTTGTTCTTGTCTTATCGGCCCTGACAACAGCCTCCTTTCGgggcttaaacaaaaaatatattttccattcCACTTGATTAAGTTTTTCCGTTGCTAGATAATCCCCTATGACGTCAGACGATCGGATCGGCAATGGGGGGTATAtagtacatatgtacatatagaCGATGAACCCTGGGGGTCAAGCGCGCAAAttgcacaaatatttttcatttctgtAATCTGTAAATGGGTTTCTTGACATTCAATATAATCAGCTGAAATGGAAGGAACAAAAAtatagtaattttttaaaaatgtttacttgaATTGGCACTGCAACCTGATTTGATTCAATTCCCCCACTTGACTAACAAGCCCTCTTTTGAAATAcgaattataactttgttaaCTTAAACTTATGATACATACATTTTGACTCCTTTTCCccacaataattttaattttaaactctGAATTATTCTgaacttttttgtgttttcttctttttctttttatactcTTTGTCTCTCTATTGCATCAAATtacccaaaataaaatcaaacaaaattcgATTTCTGTTGAACTTAGGAGTTTTCAGCCAAACAATATACTGTGAGTAGCTCGGTTAGTTCCTGTATCCCaggcattattatttttaatgctgCTGCgggactaaaaaaaaaaagactatTTTGCTTTAGATTATTTTTGTCTTAAGCCTTTTGCTTTGTTGCGTTCGttaatgttttcttttgaGTTGATGGTACCAGACGGTCTTTTTTCCCCAATCCTATCTACACACATGTTGATAACCAACCGATGTTTTGCATGCCTTATTCTCGGTTCAGTTCGGAATTCAAATAAACCACCAAAATCCAATACCCAAATCAAATGAGAAcaacgaaatgaaaaatgtcaaaaaaatgtttgattttctTTGCACTTGTTTGCGTATTAACCGATCTATCTGTATATGTTTATCTCTAACTGGCGTTGCACCTTCATCACCTGGgtatatataccatatatcATTCTCGGCCTCTCTCGATCTCAAATCATTATTTCCGGGGGGTTCTGCACCCAATCACATTTGTCCTTTGTGTTGTCGCACCCGAATCTCTTTTCTGTCTATGAATTATGTATCTCCATATGCAATCTATTGGAACGTTAACCTCTTTGTTGATTTCTGTCTATATACATAAGTGTGTCCATGTTCGATTTTGATTTCCATGGTTTACTCCTCATAATGCCTAGCCTTAAGATCTAAACCACTACTAGTTGCGCTAATGGAAACCTTTCGTTGCATCTCTTTCTACGCTGGCCAATGCACAGAGTCGTGCGCCCATCTCGGCCAAATTGGTGGCCAACATGCTGTCCGTCGCTGGAGCCGATCACATCATAACCATGGATCTGCACGCCTCACAAATTCAGGTAAGTCTACCAGAGATTTTagcctttaaatatttaaattatctgGAAACCACACAACTTTTTAAATCAGTACAGtttatgttaattttgaaaatggggttttcaaaatattaatacaatGTAGACTTCAATAggaaaatttgatgaaatatAACAACATTCGGtttttaaatcgtttaattttaagcagaacttaaatttgaaatgatAAAGAACATCAATCTGAACGTCAAAGGCTTGTATTTGCCGAAGATAAAAAcgttgtttttaataagttttaaaaaatcaattatctTTTTAGACTCAGTTATAATTCAGTTATAATTAGCAAAAGCTTTTACAGTTTGCATATAGATATTTTTCAATCAACTGCCCAATAAAAACTGCATGAATCACTTGTATATAATTAGCTAGACAGCTAAAAAACcataaatcaaatgaaaacacCCAGCAGaacctttttttatatgcaaaaGTTATCTCTTATATCGATATATTTGTAAAGCCTTCAATACGTTTTTCCTATCTCACCTCGATTTATCAGCTTACATTTAATTAAGATAAAGAAAATTTGATGTTCCTTTTATTCGACGTAACAATTTCGCTTTGTTTATTTAGGGTAAAGCcatgcaaatttaaatacaaaatatatggtACAGATATATCCAATAACATGCGGTCGTCGAAAAGCTTTACGTTTTGTGTTTCAATGGTAAGTTGAGGTATGAAAGAACTAATGGGGGGAGCTTGTCGAATCCTCGAGGATTGTGAGATTGTGCTCCCATAGCTTGGTTAGGTGGAAAACTTGAAGAAGGGCTCAGAGGCGTTATTCATATGGGCATGGGTATTTATACCGATTCTTTTGTATTCGTCGTTATCGCCAAGCATGGGTTGCATGGAAAGAATGCTCACCGACAGTTTGCCCAGTTGGTCCATTAGCTCGGAGATGCGCTCCTCCTTCACGGCAATAACGCTCTCCAGATAGTCCGCCTTTTGGCTAATGGAGCTAATGTATTTGGACTTTTCGTCGCTCTCCCTTACTACTTTGGCGTAGTGTTCGTGGTCGACTACCTTCCTGGCCACCTTCTTGATCTGTCCATTGACCAGGGTGTCCACCTCCATGGTCAGCACTTTGGGTTGCTTCTCACCGGAGGAGGGACGTTCGATCACTTGGGTGAGGGATCGATGGAGGGCACGACTCCGGGAATCCTTATTAACCGGCTGTTTGGGAGAGGCTCGCAGCATGGGACTCGGTCTGGGACTGCCACACTTGGTGACGGGAATCAGTTCCTGGAATAGTGTTTCGATAGCGCCCGGAACGGCTGCAGCCAGTTGTTGCAGCACAGGTCGCGGCATATTGATGCCCAATTTCTTCAGAACCTTGGCGTTGAACGTGTCCCAGCTTTGAAGCTTAAGCACCACACTGCTTTTGATTGGATAATTGTGCAGGTCCACCAGACGGGGGTAGCATCGCTTGACTATCTTGGCCACTGGCAGGACATCAGAGAACGAGCGACGGGTACGCAGGTCCAGGATAATACGCTGCTCCTTAAGCCACTGTTTGAGGTCCTCATGCTCATCCATACTCAGCACGCGATTGGGGGAATGGGATAGTGATCGAGACATTCCGTAGCTTTCTTATCTTTGGGATTTTACTCGATTTctttacttttgtttaaaatttgtttctgtCGAGATAAGTGATGTTGATCATGGGGGGGTCAAAACAAGAATGTTTTAGATACCGATTGTTAATGATTGACAACTATGTGTCATGTCCGAAAGACTACTTGATGTTTAACAAATTGTAATAACTCTGTTTCCAGGGTTTCTTTGATATACCAGTTGATAATCTCTATGCCGAGCCTGCGGTACTGAAGTGGATCAAGGAGAACATTCCCGAGTGGAAGAACTCGATCATTGTGTCGCCCGATGCTGGCGGTGCCAAGCGGtaagaattatttttgatttctctATAAACTGAGTGTAAATTTGAGAAATCCGCTTACAGTGTCACCTCGATTGCCGATCGCCTGAATGTGGAGTTCGCTCTGATACACAAGGAGCGCAAGAAGGCCAACGAGGTGGCGTCCATGGTTCTGGTGGGCGATGTCAAGGACAAGATTGCCATCCTGGTCGATGATATGGCCGACACATGCGGCACCATTGTGCATGCCGCCGATCGCCTGGTGGAAGCTGGAGCCACCAAGGTGCTTTTGATTGACTGATTCCTTTTGAAATTCATTGTTTACCTACATAATTCTCAATTTTTATTAGGTTTATGCCATTCTGACGCATGGAATTTTCTCGGGTCCTGCGATTTCGCGGATTAACAATGCCTGTTTCGAGGCGGTGGTTGTGACCAATACCATACCACAGGATGGACATATGCGGGATTGTCCCAAAATCCAGGTTTGTCAATGTTTATAAAGAAGAATTTACCTAAATATATTTACGATTTTTATGAAGCCTcaaaattactatttttaaatgttaataaaactattattaaagtaagcaaacaaaacataaaacaaaaactttaaatattaaaccataTATTTGGTATATCCTACAAGAGCTTAAGGCCTCCCGTTGCTATAGTTCCTTTAAATCACTATAAAATAGTATTAAGTTATAACTTTTTCataatgttaaatgttaatgtttttttattcccTTTAGTGCATTGATGTCTCGATGATGTTCGCCGAGGCCGTCAGACGGACACATAACGGCGAGAGTGTCTCGTATCTCTTCTCAAATGTTCCATACTAAGCCACATATAAAACAACCGGCAGTTAAACCAGCAAACGTTTAATACAGCAACCAGAACACCGTTAGCAAGCTACCGCAAAAACACAACTTTAACAGCAATTTGTAATGCAaccaacaaccacaacaatttgagacaaaatattttgccatcatcatcgttatatattttttatggattAACTATTGTAATTAAAGCAAATGCAAACTCAGTAGATGGGAAATCGTCATTATGTAATTATACTAAATAGAACCTTAAAGATAACActaaacaacacaaaaaaaaaaaaaaaacaaaaacaaaaacagaagtACACAAATGCAATGCCTTTCCTTTGTATAGTAGGATCTTTGTTTAAACAAACTTTTGccgttttctgattttaaaagttaGCACGAACGATAATTTCCAGTTGATTGGTGTAAACATTGGCCTGCTCTTAGAGAGAATTTTAGATTTATAGATTAACACCGTAGAAGATATACACCtaaacccacacacacacacacaacacctATACATACACtcacacacaacaaaaatattgtaattttacaCTGTGCAACAAATTTTTGATGATTCTTTATTGTAAGTTCataatgaaaaaacaaaacgcaaaaTACTTGCAAGTTCAAAATAAAACCTagtaaaattaagtaaaacaaaaaaatacaattgaaAAGAACATAGCTAATAGgcgttaaaaataataaacaaaacaaacacaacaaaaaaactaaagaaaaaatacaaaaaaatattacagaaAACTAATGCAACTATGTGTTTTTATTTCCACTCTTTAGGATTATCCTTTACAAGTCTCTTCTTAATTTCTGAAAGTTGGcaaattttatacaaaaggtatatgtttaaaacagattattattataaaaacgGTTTATTacggtttttaaatttacctaaATTCTATAtcacaaataaaatgaatggAGTGGAATAGAATTTTGgttgaaaataaagttttagttttgaaaatgtcCATTTTTGTCACACTCCATTTAAAGTTATAGTACTTACCCAGTTACCTTTAGGCAAAAATAACAGCCACATTTAttagaatttttatttcttttcctcttagttatatatatatgttaaagcCTGAAAACCCATTTTCTTGGTACTACGTTTATATAACTACTGTATTATATTGGTTACCCTTACTCAGTTTTCTtcaattctttattaaaatatttacattttgattGAATATTGAAGTGATTAGGCCTGCGGAATGACTGGGAATCGGGATGTGCTCTCAATAGTCCTCGAAATCGCCCTCGCCCTCCTCGTTGTTGTCCAGACCGACCTCCTCGAAGTCGCGCTCCAGGACGGCGATGTTCTCCCGCGCCTCCGTGAACTCGCCCTCCTCCATGCCCTCGCCCACGTACCAATGGACGAAGGCCCGCTTCTTGAACATCAGGTCGAACTTGTAGGACAGATTCGAGAAGGCCACCGATATGGCGGTGGTGTTGGACAGCATGCAGCAGGCGCG contains the following coding sequences:
- the LOC128258911 gene encoding ribose-phosphate pyrophosphokinase 2 isoform X3, which produces MPDKKCTENEQNDCVMPVRSANPIRARSLIRDNLEKQAGCLNLIHSRMPNIKVFSGTSHPDLAQRIVDRLGIDLGKVVTKKFSNLETCVEIGESVRGEDVYIVQSGSGEINDNLMELLIMINACKIASASRVTAVIPCFPYARQDKKDKEFSAKQYTSRAPISAKLVANMLSVAGADHIITMDLHASQIQGFFDIPVDNLYAEPAVLKWIKENIPEWKNSIIVSPDAGGAKRVTSIADRLNVEFALIHKERKKANEVASMVLVGDVKDKIAILVDDMADTCGTIVHAADRLVEAGATKVYAILTHGIFSGPAISRINNACFEAVVVTNTIPQDGHMRDCPKIQCIDVSMMFAEAVRRTHNGESVSYLFSNVPY
- the LOC128258911 gene encoding ribose-phosphate pyrophosphokinase 2 isoform X4; the protein is MPVRSANPIRARSLIRDNLEKQAGCLNLIHSRMPNIKVFSGTSHPDLAQRIVDRLGIDLGKVVTKKFSNLETCVEIGESVRGEDVYIVQSGSGEINDNLMELLIMINACKIASASRVTAVIPCFPYARQDKKDKLAGSEDNAESKKLAKKNYDWKFRSRAPISAKLVANMLSVAGADHIITMDLHASQIQGFFDIPVDNLYAEPAVLKWIKENIPEWKNSIIVSPDAGGAKRVTSIADRLNVEFALIHKERKKANEVASMVLVGDVKDKIAILVDDMADTCGTIVHAADRLVEAGATKVYAILTHGIFSGPAISRINNACFEAVVVTNTIPQDGHMRDCPKIQCIDVSMMFAEAVRRTHNGESVSYLFSNVPY
- the LOC128258911 gene encoding ribose-phosphate pyrophosphokinase 2 isoform X1, encoding MPDKKCTENEQNDCVMPVRSANPIRARSLIRDNLEKQAGCLNLIHSRMPNIKVFSGTSHPDLAQRIVDRLGIDLGKVVTKKFSNLETCVEIGESVRGEDVYIVQSGSGEINDNLMELLIMINACKIASASRVTAVIPCFPYARQDKKDKLAGSEDNAESKKLAKKNYDWKFRSRAPISAKLVANMLSVAGADHIITMDLHASQIQGFFDIPVDNLYAEPAVLKWIKENIPEWKNSIIVSPDAGGAKRVTSIADRLNVEFALIHKERKKANEVASMVLVGDVKDKIAILVDDMADTCGTIVHAADRLVEAGATKVYAILTHGIFSGPAISRINNACFEAVVVTNTIPQDGHMRDCPKIQCIDVSMMFAEAVRRTHNGESVSYLFSNVPY
- the LOC128258911 gene encoding ribose-phosphate pyrophosphokinase 2 isoform X2, which codes for MPVRSANPIRARSLIRDNLEKQAGCLNLIHSRMPNIKVFSGTSHPDLAQRIVDRLGIDLGKVVTKKFSNLETCVEIGESVRGEDVYIVQSGSGEINDNLMELLIMINACKIASASRVTAVIPCFPYARQDKKDKSRAPISAKLVANMLSVAGADHIITMDLHASQIQGFFDIPVDNLYAEPAVLKWIKENIPEWKNSIIVSPDAGGAKRVTSIADRLNVEFALIHKERKKANEVASMVLVGDVKDKIAILVDDMADTCGTIVHAADRLVEAGATKVYAILTHGIFSGPAISRINNACFEAVVVTNTIPQDGHMRDCPKIQCIDVSMMFAEAVRRTHNGESVSYLFSNVPY
- the LOC128258911 gene encoding ribose-phosphate pyrophosphokinase 2 isoform X5, translating into MLSVAGADHIITMDLHASQIQGFFDIPVDNLYAEPAVLKWIKENIPEWKNSIIVSPDAGGAKRVTSIADRLNVEFALIHKERKKANEVASMVLVGDVKDKIAILVDDMADTCGTIVHAADRLVEAGATKVYAILTHGIFSGPAISRINNACFEAVVVTNTIPQDGHMRDCPKIQCIDVSMMFAEAVRRTHNGESVSYLFSNVPY
- the LOC128258913 gene encoding uncharacterized protein LOC128258913, coding for MSRSLSHSPNRVLSMDEHEDLKQWLKEQRIILDLRTRRSFSDVLPVAKIVKRCYPRLVDLHNYPIKSSVVLKLQSWDTFNAKVLKKLGINMPRPVLQQLAAAVPGAIETLFQELIPVTKCGSPRPSPMLRASPKQPVNKDSRSRALHRSLTQVIERPSSGEKQPKVLTMEVDTLVNGQIKKVARKVVDHEHYAKVVRESDEKSKYISSISQKADYLESVIAVKEERISELMDQLGKLSVSILSMQPMLGDNDEYKRIGINTHAHMNNASEPFFKFST